From Pseudomonas sp. stari2, a single genomic window includes:
- a CDS encoding flagellar hook-length control protein FliK, whose amino-acid sequence MPATPNILLQTAAQAKAQAASAKPSVVAAGPGDKASSFAQVFSDQGQNKPSATVDNSVKPARDKVADNSGKKDAGKDQSAAPDATVADSGKALPADKTSSTATDDPVASDDTSDTPTTPVADTTPVVDPTLDPALMQVLQPVVTPPVVAAPVIEAPVKPETQAPAVAALPAAATAEPAADSDFDPEADPLDSLPAVRMAMEQSGHISASSQSQPKATPAQTQADGELTSAQTFAAGMASMLDVQADKDSTSQGGEKAFSGLIDDGLKDLKSATSDTRVDDFANRLAALTQAATPKTANAVPVNQPIAMHQNGWTEEVVNRVMYLSSNNLKAADIQLQPAELGRLDIRVNMVPDQQTQVTFMSAHPSVREALDGQMHRLRDMFTQQGMGQVDVNVSDQNRGWQGQGQEQAQQGQTGRTSAAGGRLDSSEEELTSAAVAEAAAATTHVIGSSAVDYYA is encoded by the coding sequence ATGCCTGCAACCCCTAACATTCTTCTTCAGACTGCCGCCCAGGCCAAGGCGCAAGCCGCCTCTGCCAAACCGTCAGTGGTGGCCGCAGGCCCCGGGGACAAGGCTTCGAGCTTCGCTCAGGTATTTTCCGATCAGGGGCAGAACAAGCCTTCCGCAACGGTCGATAACTCGGTAAAACCCGCACGCGACAAGGTCGCCGACAACAGCGGTAAGAAAGACGCCGGCAAGGATCAGTCTGCCGCTCCGGACGCGACGGTTGCCGATAGCGGCAAAGCCTTGCCCGCCGACAAAACCTCGTCGACTGCAACGGATGATCCGGTGGCCAGCGACGATACCTCCGATACGCCGACCACGCCGGTCGCCGACACCACACCGGTTGTGGATCCGACGCTGGACCCGGCGCTGATGCAGGTCCTGCAGCCGGTTGTCACGCCACCGGTGGTCGCTGCGCCGGTCATTGAGGCACCGGTGAAGCCTGAGACCCAGGCGCCCGCGGTGGCGGCATTGCCGGCTGCTGCCACGGCAGAGCCTGCCGCCGACAGTGATTTCGATCCCGAGGCTGATCCACTCGATTCGTTGCCGGCCGTGCGCATGGCGATGGAGCAGAGCGGTCATATTTCCGCGTCCAGCCAGTCGCAACCCAAGGCGACGCCGGCCCAGACCCAGGCTGACGGTGAGTTGACCTCGGCGCAGACCTTCGCCGCCGGCATGGCCAGCATGCTGGATGTGCAGGCCGACAAGGACAGCACCAGTCAGGGGGGCGAAAAAGCCTTCAGTGGTCTGATCGACGATGGTCTGAAAGACCTGAAATCCGCCACCAGCGATACCCGCGTCGATGATTTCGCCAACCGTCTGGCGGCACTGACTCAGGCGGCCACACCGAAAACCGCCAACGCGGTGCCGGTGAATCAGCCGATTGCCATGCATCAGAACGGCTGGACCGAGGAAGTGGTCAACCGCGTCATGTACCTGTCGAGCAACAACCTGAAGGCTGCCGATATCCAGTTGCAACCGGCTGAACTGGGTCGCCTGGATATTCGGGTGAACATGGTGCCGGACCAGCAGACCCAGGTGACCTTCATGAGCGCTCACCCGAGCGTTCGCGAAGCCCTCGACGGTCAGATGCATCGCCTGCGTGACATGTTCACCCAGCAAGGCATGGGGCAGGTCGATGTCAACGTGTCCGACCAGAACCGCGGCTGGCAGGGGCAGGGTCAGGAACAGGCCCAGCAGGGCCAGACGGGGCGCACCAGTGCCGCTGGCGGTCGTCTGGACTCATCGGAAGAAGAGTTGACGTCTGCGGCCGTGGCTGAAGCGGCTGCCGCCACCACTCATGTGATCGGTTCCAGCGCTGTCGACTACTACGCCTGA
- the fliL gene encoding flagellar basal body-associated protein FliL has product MAKSEAAAVKDPATKGKLKMIIAIVLGLLLAIGASVGATWFFMHSAQSKPAAAVETAPVGKQPAIFEPMAPAFVANYNQNGRQRYMQVSITMLARNQADLEALKVHMPVIRNNLVMLFSGQDFATLATPVGQEMLRQKATASVQEVAQKELGKVVIEQLLFTNFVLQ; this is encoded by the coding sequence ATGGCGAAGAGCGAAGCAGCAGCAGTAAAAGACCCCGCAACCAAAGGCAAACTCAAGATGATCATCGCGATCGTGCTCGGGTTGCTGCTGGCCATCGGCGCGTCTGTGGGGGCGACGTGGTTCTTCATGCACAGCGCCCAGAGTAAACCTGCGGCTGCCGTGGAAACCGCTCCGGTCGGCAAGCAGCCGGCGATTTTCGAGCCGATGGCGCCGGCCTTCGTGGCCAACTACAACCAGAACGGCCGTCAGCGCTACATGCAGGTGAGCATCACCATGCTGGCGCGCAACCAGGCCGACCTTGAAGCGCTCAAAGTGCACATGCCGGTGATCCGCAACAACCTGGTGATGCTTTTCTCCGGTCAGGACTTCGCCACGCTGGCGACGCCGGTCGGTCAGGAGATGTTGCGCCAGAAGGCCACGGCCAGCGTCCAGGAAGTGGCGCAGAAAGAGCTGGGCAAAGTGGTGATCGAACAGTTGCTTTTCACTAATTTCGTACTGCAGTAG
- a CDS encoding Hpt domain-containing protein, with the protein MTDACVDRDVLSALQEVMEDGYPELLDTFLADSEARLRELQKTADAEALSSVAHSFKGSSSNMGATRLAELCQELEQHAKDKSPSEIIKLVAEIHDEFADVRPVYEAERQRSPAH; encoded by the coding sequence GTGACTGATGCCTGTGTAGATCGCGACGTGCTGAGTGCGTTGCAAGAAGTCATGGAGGATGGCTATCCGGAGTTGCTGGATACGTTCCTGGCAGATTCCGAAGCGCGCCTGCGTGAATTGCAAAAAACCGCCGATGCCGAAGCCCTGTCGTCTGTCGCCCACAGTTTCAAAGGCAGTAGCAGCAACATGGGCGCAACCCGCCTGGCCGAGCTCTGCCAGGAGCTGGAGCAGCACGCCAAAGACAAGAGCCCGTCCGAAATTATCAAGCTGGTGGCCGAAATCCACGATGAATTCGCGGATGTGCGCCCCGTCTATGAAGCCGAGCGCCAGCGCTCTCCCGCCCATTGA